The Penicillium psychrofluorescens genome assembly, chromosome: 2 nucleotide sequence CATTCGAGCTGAGGCGAGAGTGCCAGTTTCGTGTCTGGGAAGTGGCACTCGACCTGCCGTCCGAGTCCGATCGACCGAGAGTAACATCAGTCTGAGAGCTAGCAAGGGACATGTCGCTTTGCTCGTCTTGGGGTTTCTCGAGTATGGAATCAAATGTTGAACTTTGAGTGGATCCTGGAGCGTAAGCGGTGCTCCGCGATGAAGCAGATGGGGCCCGCGTTGGTAGGCTCGCATTGGAGGTGGGATCGGTTGAAACGCGAGTGAGTCCAAGTATTCGCGGCTCATCAGATGCAGCGACCATCGAGGCCATGGTATCTGAAGATTCCGAAGTCCTCCCCAGACGCTTGGAGTAAGGAGGCTTCTCGCCCTTTTTCAAGCTTCCCTTTCTGTACTGGGTGCGAGTCGACCGTCGTAGACTGTGGCCCGGGGGTGCCGGGGGTAGAATCGGcttgtcttcgtcggcggAGGAGATACTCGCATTCTGCATTCCTTGTACCAGCGAGTTCGACCCTTGTGGTTTTCCATCGTCCACTAtcgcctccagctcctgcaaATTGGGACTCAACATGCCCTCGCGCTTACGAGCCATCGAGCGCTGCCGGTCCAGTCGATCTGCACCATCCGTATAGCCCGACGAATCGTCAATTTCCCGGGATAGCATAGACCGCTTGCGGCGCAGACTACTCCCAGATCCCGAACGCTCTGGGCTCAGGGAGGAGAAATCACCCGATTTGCGCTTGATATGATCTGCCTTGCTTTCCAGAAACGTTTTGAATTCAGTTGGGGCCAGTTCTGGGTGTAAGCGGGCTGGCACCCAAAATAACCGAGACGCATCATTCTCAtcggcggagggggagggcGGTAGGGAGGGAACTGTAAAGTTGTTTCCAAAGCCAGGAAGATCTGGGTCCCCCGTGGCCGCCACATCCATAGACATGCGACGAATAGCAGCCAGATTGTTAAGTTCctgggccaccgccgcaggATCGGATTCATAGTCGATATCGTTCAGAGGAAAGGAAGATGTGGCTGTCTCGGAGGGGGAACGAGGGCTATCGGGAGAACCGGGTTCGCTGTCCCGGTCATAGGACCGGCGTTGGATGATGGGTTGCGGGCGAAGGTGTCCATTTGACTGTTTCGGGCGCGCTTCCGCCGAATTTGGTGAAAGCAGGGACggagagggggaggaggagggctCTGAGCCCGCGCCCGTGGCTCGTGGGATGGTCGATATTGACTCGCCTAGTGGGGAGGCTATGTAGCTGAGACGCCTAGGGTCATTCCGATCGTAGTCATCGTCGTACATATGGCCGATTGCCTCCGTCACATGGTGGCTAGGGTCGCTGATTGACAGAGCTGGGGCGTGGCCTCTCCGCGTCGCATGTCCTCCACCGGCCTTAGGGGCGCTCGCGGAAGCCTAACGGATGGCAGATGAACATCAGTATTCCGTGAAACAGGCGTTAAAGG carries:
- a CDS encoding uncharacterized protein (ID:PFLUO_002930-T1.cds;~source:funannotate), yielding MQASASAPKAGGGHATRRGHAPALSISDPSHHVTEAIGHMYDDDYDRNDPRRLSYIASPLGESISTIPRATGAGSEPSSSPSPSLLSPNSAEARPKQSNGHLRPQPIIQRRSYDRDSEPGSPDSPRSPSETATSSFPLNDIDYESDPAAVAQELNNLAAIRRMSMDVAATGDPDLPGFGNNFTVPSLPPSPSADENDASRLFWVPARLHPELAPTEFKTFLESKADHIKRKSGDFSSLSPERSGSGSSLRRKRSMLSREIDDSSGYTDGADRLDRQRSMARKREGMLSPNLQELEAIVDDGKPQGSNSLVQGMQNASISSADEDKPILPPAPPGHSLRRSTRTQYRKGSLKKGEKPPYSKRLGRTSESSDTMASMVAASDEPRILGLTRVSTDPTSNASLPTRAPSASSRSTAYAPGSTQSSTFDSILEKPQDEQSDMSLASSQTDVTLGRSDSDGRSSATSQTRNWHSRLSSNGRSTLNIPPSEQQVPAIVETPPVDPNRSSASQIPQGSRVSERDAPPTMPKATTMKEPSLSKRSLSNRQSNKDSPSSLNDFANNPQMIPGNSTRTDSLSFIPTLPEERKPEDRKSESKKSKDKKDSEGGRKSSWHWLLGNEEKDKKKDKDKDKDHDRKSKSKNVEKAHDNTRLDVLQSSIDNSQRGRESIVIDRLDPKLEEERRKDGARRASGEAKKEKDGIFSSIFGGGRRKHGESHHKKSASRNISPDPPARELHADVDYPWTRFSILEERAIYRMAHIKLANPRRALYSQVLLSNFMYSYLAKVQQMHPQQMMGASSGGSQRQANSRDQQPEEYLQYQRYQEAQEQQQHQQHYGDGGYDDPSMYDYDDDPHNRYHSGGNKHGYENGNAYDGSGHYQYGHSSFGDDIQLDDDDDDDMW